In Nocardioides sp. zg-1228, a single window of DNA contains:
- the rplU gene encoding 50S ribosomal protein L21 produces the protein MYAVVRSGSKQQKVAVGDVIEIDAMAAAGDTLTLPVVMVVDGDKVTATGLDKASVTVEVTGRTKGPKIIIQKYKNKTGYKKRQGHRQKYTQVKVTDISL, from the coding sequence GTGTACGCAGTCGTGCGCAGTGGCAGCAAGCAGCAGAAGGTTGCCGTGGGCGACGTCATCGAGATCGACGCGATGGCCGCCGCCGGCGACACCCTCACCCTGCCCGTGGTGATGGTCGTCGACGGTGACAAGGTCACCGCCACCGGCCTCGACAAGGCGAGCGTGACCGTCGAGGTCACCGGCCGCACCAAGGGCCCGAAGATCATCATCCAGAAGTACAAGAACAAGACCGGCTACAAGAAGCGCCAGGGTCACCGCCAGAAGTACACCCAGGTCAAGGTCACCGACATCTCCCTCTGA
- a CDS encoding UDP-N-acetylglucosamine acyltransferase, whose product MSNRIHPTAVVGPEVTLGEGNTIGPYCVLQGRVTLGDDNYLASHVVVGGAAEVRGHDMTASWEEPFDGGPVRIGSRNVLKELVTISGGWAHETSVGDDGFFMTKAHINHDGRVGDEVTVSAMVVAAGHVTIGDGANLGLGTVVHQRLTVPEGSMIGMQSAVTRQLPPFVVSMGVPARAARLNTHRLDRLGVPADQHVPLAAVLLHGSRDTSAIQESLRPSVDAWLERSASH is encoded by the coding sequence GTGAGCAACCGGATCCACCCCACAGCAGTGGTCGGGCCCGAGGTCACCCTCGGCGAGGGCAACACCATCGGCCCCTACTGCGTGCTGCAGGGCCGGGTCACACTCGGCGACGACAACTACCTCGCCTCCCACGTCGTGGTGGGTGGGGCCGCTGAGGTCCGCGGGCACGACATGACGGCCTCGTGGGAGGAGCCGTTCGACGGCGGTCCGGTGCGCATCGGATCGCGCAACGTGCTCAAGGAGCTCGTCACGATCAGCGGCGGGTGGGCCCACGAGACCTCGGTCGGAGACGACGGGTTCTTCATGACCAAGGCGCACATCAACCACGACGGCCGCGTCGGCGACGAGGTGACCGTGTCCGCCATGGTGGTGGCGGCCGGTCACGTCACCATCGGCGACGGCGCCAACCTGGGCCTCGGCACCGTCGTGCACCAGAGGCTCACCGTGCCGGAGGGATCGATGATCGGCATGCAGTCGGCCGTCACCCGCCAGCTGCCGCCCTTCGTGGTGAGCATGGGCGTGCCCGCCCGCGCCGCACGCCTCAACACCCACCGCCTCGATCGACTGGGCGTGCCGGCCGACCAGCACGTGCCGCTCGCAGCCGTGCTCCTCCACGGCTCGCGCGACACCTCCGCGATCCAGGAGTCGCTGCGCCCGTCCGTGGACGCATGGCTCGAGCGCTCCGCGTCCCACTGA
- the rpmA gene encoding 50S ribosomal protein L27, protein MAHKKGAASTKNGRDSNSQRLGVKRFGGQVVGAGEIIVRQRGTHFHPGTGVGRGGDDTLFALQAGAVEFGTRRGRKVVNIVPGE, encoded by the coding sequence ATGGCTCACAAGAAGGGTGCTGCGAGCACCAAGAACGGCCGTGACTCCAACTCCCAGCGCCTCGGCGTGAAGCGCTTCGGCGGTCAGGTCGTCGGCGCCGGCGAGATCATCGTGCGCCAGCGCGGCACCCACTTCCACCCGGGCACCGGCGTGGGCCGCGGTGGCGACGACACCCTCTTCGCCCTGCAGGCCGGCGCCGTCGAGTTCGGCACCCGCCGCGGTCGCAAGGTCGTCAACATCGTCCCCGGCGAGTGA
- a CDS encoding TIGR03936 family radical SAM-associated protein, with the protein MPQQQPEQQAPPVQRLRVRYAKRGRLRFTSHRDFSRAFERAVFRARIPMAYSSGFNPHPRISYAGAAPTGSASEAEYLELALAEVLVPAEVHAVLDEALPPGLDVLDVVESTGGSLADLLEASRWRIAVVADRATVVDAVARFLAADEVLVERMTKKGMREFDARDAVASLVVLPDDGEGRTTLDVVLRHGTPSVRPDDVLRALEAVAGLSVGEAPLMTRLAQGPLLPSGEIGDPLAARA; encoded by the coding sequence GTGCCCCAGCAGCAGCCCGAGCAGCAGGCCCCGCCCGTCCAGCGTCTCCGCGTGCGCTACGCCAAGCGGGGTCGGCTCCGCTTCACCAGCCACCGTGACTTCAGCCGGGCGTTCGAGCGCGCCGTGTTCCGCGCCCGGATCCCGATGGCGTACTCCTCGGGCTTCAACCCGCACCCGCGGATCTCCTACGCCGGCGCGGCTCCGACCGGCTCGGCGAGCGAGGCGGAGTACCTCGAGCTGGCGCTCGCCGAGGTGCTCGTCCCCGCGGAGGTGCACGCGGTGCTCGACGAGGCGCTGCCGCCCGGCCTCGACGTCCTGGATGTCGTCGAGTCGACGGGCGGGTCGCTGGCCGACCTGCTGGAGGCGAGCCGCTGGCGCATCGCGGTCGTGGCCGACCGGGCCACCGTCGTCGACGCCGTCGCGCGCTTCCTCGCCGCCGACGAGGTCCTGGTGGAGCGGATGACCAAGAAGGGGATGCGCGAGTTCGACGCGCGCGACGCCGTGGCGTCGCTGGTCGTGCTGCCCGACGACGGGGAGGGCCGGACCACGCTCGACGTGGTGCTGCGGCACGGCACGCCGTCGGTGCGCCCCGACGACGTGCTCCGCGCCCTGGAGGCCGTCGCTGGTCTCTCGGTCGGCGAGGCGCCGTTGATGACCCGGCTGGCCCAGGGCCCGTTGCTCCCGTCCGGAGAGATCGGCGACCCGCTGGCGGCTCGCGCGTAG
- the obgE gene encoding GTPase ObgE, with translation MALPTFVDHVTLHVAAGRGGNGVASVHREKFKPLGGPDGGNGGPGGSVILEVDPSVTTLVDYHHSPRRRAEHGGHGAGGHRNGAHGKDLVLAVPDGTLVKDADGNVLADLVGAGTTLVVAQGGRGGLGNAALASSKRKAPGFALLGEPGDELDVRLELKVVADIGLVGFPSAGKSSLIAAISRARPKIADYPFTTLVPNLGVVTAGETTFTVADVPGLIEGAAEGRGLGHDFLRHIERCAALVHVVDTASIEPGRNPLDDLEVIENELARYGGLEDRPRLVALNKVDVPDGQDIADMVADDLRERGHRVFQVSAASGAGLRELTFAMAEIVQAARAEKPSVEPQRIVLRPPAVDGGGDFTVVQTEEGWRVRGPKPERWVRQTDFSNEEAVGFLADRLNRLGVELKLAKMGAQEGDTVLIGPEDNSVVFDFKPSIEAAGAEMLGRRGEDERLRENRPARERRRDIAEAMETKSEEEARADVARRLDEERKAKGRSRSTGSSGVGPMAYEIGSKDDPDWDGSDD, from the coding sequence ATGGCCCTCCCCACGTTCGTCGACCACGTGACGCTGCACGTCGCAGCGGGACGAGGTGGCAACGGTGTGGCCTCGGTCCACCGCGAGAAGTTCAAGCCCCTCGGCGGCCCCGACGGCGGCAACGGCGGCCCCGGCGGGTCGGTGATCCTCGAGGTCGACCCCAGCGTCACCACGCTCGTCGACTACCACCACAGCCCCCGGCGCCGCGCCGAGCACGGCGGCCACGGGGCGGGCGGGCACCGCAACGGCGCCCACGGCAAGGACCTGGTCCTCGCGGTCCCCGACGGCACCCTGGTCAAGGACGCCGACGGCAACGTGCTCGCCGACCTGGTCGGTGCCGGCACGACGCTGGTCGTGGCCCAAGGCGGTCGCGGCGGGCTCGGCAACGCCGCCCTCGCCTCGTCCAAGCGCAAGGCCCCCGGCTTCGCGCTGCTGGGCGAGCCCGGCGACGAGCTCGACGTACGCCTCGAGCTGAAGGTCGTCGCCGACATCGGTCTCGTCGGGTTCCCGAGCGCCGGCAAGTCGTCGCTGATCGCCGCGATCTCGCGGGCGCGGCCCAAGATCGCCGACTACCCGTTCACCACCCTCGTGCCCAACCTCGGCGTCGTGACGGCGGGGGAGACCACCTTCACCGTCGCCGACGTGCCCGGCCTGATCGAGGGCGCCGCGGAGGGCCGCGGCCTCGGCCACGACTTCCTGCGCCACATCGAGCGGTGCGCCGCGCTGGTGCACGTGGTCGACACCGCCTCCATCGAGCCGGGGCGCAACCCGCTCGACGACCTCGAGGTGATCGAGAACGAGCTGGCCCGCTACGGCGGGCTCGAGGACCGGCCGCGGCTGGTCGCCCTCAACAAGGTCGACGTGCCCGACGGCCAGGACATCGCCGACATGGTCGCCGACGACCTGCGCGAGCGTGGGCACCGGGTCTTCCAGGTCAGCGCGGCGTCCGGTGCCGGCCTGCGCGAGCTGACGTTCGCGATGGCCGAGATCGTCCAGGCCGCCCGCGCCGAGAAGCCGTCCGTCGAGCCGCAGCGCATCGTGCTGCGTCCTCCCGCGGTCGACGGCGGCGGCGACTTCACGGTCGTGCAGACCGAGGAGGGCTGGCGGGTGCGCGGTCCCAAGCCCGAGCGCTGGGTGCGCCAGACCGACTTCAGCAACGAGGAGGCCGTGGGATTCCTCGCCGACCGCCTCAACCGGCTCGGGGTCGAGCTCAAGCTCGCCAAGATGGGCGCGCAGGAGGGCGACACGGTCCTCATCGGCCCCGAGGACAACTCGGTCGTCTTCGACTTCAAGCCCAGCATCGAGGCCGCGGGCGCGGAGATGCTCGGCCGCCGTGGCGAGGACGAGCGGCTCCGCGAGAACCGCCCGGCCCGCGAGCGGCGCCGCGACATCGCCGAGGCGATGGAGACCAAGTCCGAGGAGGAGGCCCGCGCCGACGTGGCCCGCCGACTCGACGAGGAGCGCAAGGCGAAGGGCCGCTCCCGCAGCACGGGCAGCTCCGGCGTCGGCCCGATGGCCTACGAGATCGGCAGCAAGGACGACCCCGACTGGGACGGCAGTGACGACTGA
- a CDS encoding DegT/DnrJ/EryC1/StrS family aminotransferase, protein MQSVRQVALGQPTVGEEEIEALREVFASGWLSGAGPTCVAFEGELAEVVGTSHALATSNCGSSLHLALQVLGAGPGDEVIVADYTFPATGHSVVWTGATPRFADVRPDIGTIDVDSAAALVNERTVGIIAVDMVGQPADYDELASLAKRHGLWLLEDAACSAGATYKGRPAGSLADLAAFSFHGRKGITAGEGGALVGSDAERMALARKLHTYGIAPAVSREGTSSLAVPSFDTAGYNYRMSDVQAAMMRVQLKRLPDLVASRSAAADGYAERLADVDGIDLPVVLEDRTHPWQSYLVTAHDSVDRDAVVMALRERGVGSNFGTYASHVQPVYGTSDVCPVSARLFTSQFALPMHANLVADDLDYVAEQLRAVLADPGVRR, encoded by the coding sequence ATGCAGTCTGTTCGACAGGTGGCCCTCGGCCAGCCCACGGTCGGCGAGGAGGAGATCGAGGCACTGCGCGAGGTCTTCGCCAGCGGGTGGCTCTCGGGTGCCGGTCCGACGTGTGTCGCCTTCGAGGGTGAGCTCGCCGAGGTCGTCGGCACGAGCCACGCGCTCGCGACCTCCAACTGCGGCTCGTCGCTCCACCTCGCGCTGCAGGTCCTCGGCGCCGGCCCCGGCGACGAGGTCATCGTGGCGGACTACACCTTCCCCGCCACCGGCCACTCGGTGGTGTGGACCGGCGCGACGCCCCGCTTCGCCGACGTGCGCCCCGACATCGGCACCATCGACGTCGACTCCGCCGCCGCACTGGTCAACGAGCGCACCGTCGGCATCATCGCCGTCGACATGGTCGGCCAGCCGGCCGACTACGACGAGCTGGCCTCGCTCGCGAAGCGCCACGGGCTCTGGTTGCTGGAGGACGCCGCATGCTCGGCCGGCGCCACGTACAAGGGTCGCCCCGCGGGCAGCCTCGCCGACCTGGCGGCGTTCAGCTTCCACGGCCGCAAGGGCATCACCGCAGGTGAGGGAGGCGCCCTCGTCGGCTCCGACGCCGAGCGCATGGCCCTGGCCCGCAAGCTGCACACCTACGGCATCGCGCCGGCCGTCAGCCGCGAGGGCACGTCCTCGCTGGCCGTGCCGTCGTTCGACACCGCGGGCTACAACTACCGGATGTCCGACGTCCAGGCGGCCATGATGCGCGTCCAGCTCAAGCGCCTCCCCGACCTGGTCGCCTCGCGCTCCGCCGCCGCGGACGGCTACGCCGAGCGGCTCGCCGACGTGGACGGCATCGACCTGCCGGTCGTGCTCGAGGACCGCACCCACCCGTGGCAGTCCTACCTCGTGACCGCCCACGACTCCGTCGACCGCGACGCCGTCGTCATGGCACTGCGCGAGCGGGGCGTGGGCAGCAACTTCGGCACCTACGCCTCGCACGTCCAGCCGGTCTACGGCACCAGCGACGTGTGCCCGGTGTCCGCCAGGTTGTTTACCTCGCAGTTCGCGCTGCCGATGCACGCCAACCTGGTGGCCGACGACCTCGACTACGTCGCCGAGCAGCTGCGCGCCGTCCTGGCCGACCCCGGCGTACGCCGCTGA
- the proB gene encoding glutamate 5-kinase, translating to MTTDRSTLVDGARRIVVKVGSSSLTTAAGGIDPARVRQLVEVLAAVRDRGAEVVLVSSGAIAAGLAPLGLKRRPRGLAAQQAAASVGQGLLAHRYQEEFARHGIVTGQVLLTVDDVTRRAHYRNAHQTFAKLLELGVVPIVNENDTVATSEIRFGDNDRLAALVAHLVHADLLVLLSDVDGLYDGPPSRAGSRLVPVVRSEDDLATVTIGSTGAAGVGTGGMTTKVDAARIATGAGIDVLLTSAEQAAAALTGAEVGTHFEATGKRRPTRLLWLAHATSGQGTLSLDAGAVRAVVERCASLLAAGITAVDGSFVAGDAVDLLDPSGALVGRGLVNFDADELPALLGRSTSELKAALGAAYEREVVHRDDLVLL from the coding sequence GTGACGACTGACCGCTCGACCCTGGTCGACGGCGCCCGCCGCATCGTCGTCAAGGTCGGCTCGTCGTCGCTGACCACCGCCGCCGGTGGCATCGACCCCGCTCGGGTGCGCCAGCTGGTCGAGGTGCTCGCCGCCGTACGTGACCGCGGCGCCGAGGTCGTGCTGGTGTCGTCCGGCGCGATCGCCGCGGGCCTGGCGCCGCTCGGCTTGAAGCGGCGTCCGCGTGGCCTCGCCGCGCAGCAGGCGGCCGCGTCGGTGGGGCAGGGGCTCCTGGCCCACCGCTACCAGGAGGAGTTCGCCCGCCACGGCATCGTCACCGGCCAGGTGCTGCTGACCGTCGACGACGTCACCCGCCGCGCCCACTATCGCAACGCCCACCAGACCTTCGCCAAGCTGCTCGAGCTCGGTGTCGTGCCGATCGTCAACGAGAACGACACCGTCGCCACCTCGGAGATCCGCTTCGGTGACAACGACCGCCTCGCCGCCCTGGTCGCGCACCTCGTGCACGCCGACCTGCTCGTGCTGCTCTCCGACGTCGACGGCCTCTACGACGGCCCGCCGTCGCGCGCCGGGTCCCGCCTGGTGCCCGTCGTGCGCTCCGAGGACGACCTCGCCACGGTCACCATCGGGTCGACCGGCGCGGCGGGTGTCGGCACGGGCGGCATGACCACCAAGGTCGACGCGGCACGCATCGCGACGGGCGCCGGCATCGACGTGCTCCTCACCTCCGCCGAGCAGGCCGCTGCCGCGCTCACCGGCGCTGAGGTGGGCACGCACTTCGAGGCCACCGGCAAGCGCCGGCCCACCCGTCTGCTCTGGCTGGCCCACGCCACGTCGGGGCAGGGCACCCTCAGCCTCGACGCCGGCGCGGTGCGCGCGGTGGTCGAGCGTTGCGCCTCCCTGCTGGCCGCCGGCATCACGGCCGTCGACGGCAGCTTCGTCGCCGGCGACGCCGTCGACCTCCTCGACCCGTCCGGCGCGCTCGTGGGCCGCGGCCTGGTCAACTTCGACGCCGACGAGTTGCCCGCCCTCCTCGGCCGCTCCACCAGCGAGCTCAAGGCGGCGCTCGGCGCGGCCTACGAGCGCGAGGTCGTCCACCGCGACGACCTCGTCCTGCTCTGA
- a CDS encoding Rne/Rng family ribonuclease yields MLSDDQNAQPGRTESGTPAPEAATEPAAPVVTRRTRKAPAKKAAPASAPAADHPVQSTAESTAAQPAAGEPSGEQAGDAPAVRKTATRRAPAKKAPARKSAAKKTAQAPESDAPEPVTADLPSTTDAPDAPAVAEGTSEAPAAPARRGARKTAAKTPAKKAPTRRTGAKKAAAAPAAEDAGAPAGTTAAPETTDEGTDAATGHAVLFQPPVVTTTTRRTRKKPAPAEVADEPTDAATPTADTGSAEAPAPAKRSTTRRSTAKKAAGSPADAAAGEATSEDVAEVSAEGAERAPRKSARRSGRKAAAAAPVEPDIDASLTADEDEDADEATDEATTEASAEASAEAPTEGSDDTDDSDESDGEGGGRRRRRRGGRRRRKSGEGSGETTADSGDEPGDTGSAEAPEDAGSSGGSTGQGDSDSDSDSGESGEGSSRRRRRRRRSGDEGSSDDGDANTVTRVRKARSAEDQITAVSGSTRLEAKKQRRREGREAGRRRAPIVSEAEFLARRESVERVMVVRQREDLTQIAVLEDKVLVEHYVARKSQTSLIGNVYLGRVQNVLPSMEAAFIDIGKGRNAVLYAGEVNWQSLGHKEGQPRKIESVLSSGQMVLVQVTKDPVGHKGARLTSQVSLAGRFLVYVPDGTTSGISRKLPDTERSRLKSLLKEIVPDTAGVIVRTAAEGASEEELTRDVERLKARWESIEKKATNKGSGPQMLYGEPDLTLKVVRDLFTEDFSKLVIEGNDAWDTVHDYVESVAPDLASRLERFERGATGGDVFATYRIDEQIQKGLDRKVWLPSGGSLVIDRTEAMTVVDVNTGKFTGSGGNLEETVTKNNLEAAEEIVRQLRLRDIGGIIVVDFIDMVLESNRDLVVRRLVECLGRDRTRHQVAEVTSLGLVQMTRKRIGTGLLEAFSEPCEQCHGRGVVIKDQPVDPDAHSDDGGEGRRGGRRRGGRRGAAGDDSGNGDAGAKPTETSHAPSPKDVAAMARQERPADEAGSESSDAEEPTESTEAPAAEPETAAEPETAAEPETAAEPETAAEPETAAEPETAAEPETAAEITEITAPPAETAAPVEAAPVEVEKPRVVTRTRRRSASRPAGPPAGAGSAAATGAEAAPGVAPAAGAQAAADGAADAAVDGAPDAAGGGPGELPVVGHVPIKKKGSRKR; encoded by the coding sequence ATGCTCAGTGATGACCAGAACGCCCAGCCCGGCCGCACCGAGTCGGGGACCCCGGCTCCGGAGGCCGCGACCGAGCCGGCCGCGCCCGTCGTGACGCGCCGCACGCGCAAGGCACCCGCCAAGAAGGCGGCGCCCGCCTCCGCGCCCGCCGCGGACCACCCCGTCCAGAGCACCGCCGAGAGCACCGCCGCGCAGCCCGCAGCCGGTGAGCCGAGCGGTGAGCAGGCCGGTGACGCACCCGCGGTGCGCAAGACGGCCACGCGCCGCGCGCCCGCCAAGAAGGCGCCGGCGCGCAAGAGCGCCGCCAAGAAGACCGCCCAGGCTCCGGAGTCCGACGCTCCCGAGCCGGTGACCGCCGACCTTCCGAGCACTACCGACGCGCCCGACGCGCCCGCGGTGGCCGAGGGCACCTCCGAGGCGCCTGCGGCTCCCGCCAGGCGGGGGGCACGCAAGACCGCGGCCAAGACCCCGGCCAAGAAGGCACCCACCAGGCGGACCGGCGCCAAGAAGGCCGCAGCCGCCCCCGCCGCCGAGGACGCCGGCGCGCCGGCCGGGACCACCGCCGCCCCTGAGACCACCGACGAGGGCACCGACGCCGCCACCGGCCACGCCGTGCTGTTCCAGCCGCCGGTCGTGACCACCACCACCCGCCGCACGCGCAAGAAGCCGGCTCCGGCCGAGGTCGCCGACGAGCCCACCGACGCCGCGACGCCGACGGCGGACACTGGGTCCGCCGAGGCTCCTGCCCCGGCCAAGAGGTCCACCACCCGCAGGTCGACCGCGAAGAAGGCTGCCGGCAGTCCCGCCGACGCTGCCGCCGGCGAGGCGACCTCCGAGGACGTCGCCGAGGTCTCGGCCGAGGGCGCCGAGAGGGCCCCGCGGAAGTCTGCTCGCCGGTCCGGCAGGAAGGCGGCCGCCGCAGCCCCGGTCGAGCCGGACATCGACGCGTCGCTGACCGCCGACGAGGACGAGGACGCCGACGAGGCGACGGACGAGGCGACCACCGAGGCCAGCGCCGAGGCCAGCGCAGAGGCCCCCACCGAGGGCAGTGACGACACCGACGACAGCGACGAGTCCGACGGCGAGGGTGGCGGTCGCCGTCGCCGCCGCCGCGGCGGTCGTCGCCGCCGCAAGTCCGGTGAGGGCAGCGGCGAGACGACTGCCGACTCCGGCGACGAGCCCGGTGACACCGGCTCGGCCGAGGCGCCCGAGGACGCCGGCAGCAGCGGCGGGTCGACCGGCCAGGGCGACTCCGACTCGGACTCGGACTCGGGCGAGAGTGGCGAGGGCAGCTCGCGGCGGCGTCGCCGCCGCCGCCGCTCCGGCGACGAGGGCTCATCCGACGACGGCGATGCCAACACCGTGACGCGGGTCCGCAAGGCCCGCTCCGCGGAGGACCAGATCACCGCCGTCTCGGGCTCCACCCGCCTCGAGGCCAAGAAGCAGCGCCGCCGCGAGGGCCGCGAGGCCGGCCGTCGCCGCGCCCCGATCGTCAGCGAGGCGGAGTTCCTCGCCCGGCGCGAGTCGGTCGAGCGCGTGATGGTGGTGCGCCAGCGCGAGGACCTCACGCAGATCGCCGTGCTGGAGGACAAGGTCCTCGTCGAGCACTACGTCGCGCGCAAGTCGCAGACCTCGCTCATCGGCAACGTCTACCTCGGCCGGGTGCAGAACGTGCTCCCGTCGATGGAGGCCGCCTTCATCGACATCGGCAAGGGCCGCAACGCGGTCCTCTACGCCGGTGAGGTCAACTGGCAGTCCCTCGGGCACAAGGAGGGCCAGCCGCGCAAGATCGAGTCGGTGCTCTCCAGCGGCCAGATGGTGCTGGTGCAGGTCACCAAGGACCCGGTCGGCCACAAGGGCGCGCGCCTGACCAGCCAGGTCAGCCTCGCGGGGCGCTTCCTGGTCTACGTCCCCGACGGCACCACCTCCGGCATCTCGCGCAAGCTGCCCGACACCGAGCGCAGCCGGCTGAAGTCGCTGCTCAAGGAGATCGTCCCCGACACCGCGGGCGTGATCGTGCGCACCGCGGCGGAGGGCGCCAGCGAGGAGGAGCTGACGCGCGACGTCGAGCGGCTCAAGGCCCGCTGGGAGTCCATCGAGAAGAAGGCGACCAACAAGGGCTCCGGTCCTCAGATGCTCTACGGCGAGCCCGACCTGACCCTCAAGGTGGTGCGCGACCTCTTCACCGAGGACTTCTCCAAGCTCGTCATCGAGGGTAACGACGCGTGGGACACCGTCCACGACTACGTGGAGTCGGTCGCTCCCGACCTCGCGTCGCGGCTCGAGCGGTTCGAGCGGGGGGCGACCGGCGGAGACGTGTTCGCGACCTACCGCATCGACGAGCAGATCCAGAAGGGCCTCGACCGCAAGGTCTGGCTGCCCTCGGGCGGCTCGCTGGTCATCGACCGCACCGAGGCCATGACCGTGGTCGACGTCAACACGGGCAAGTTCACCGGCTCCGGGGGCAACCTCGAGGAGACGGTCACCAAGAACAACCTCGAGGCGGCCGAGGAGATCGTGCGCCAGCTCCGGCTGCGCGACATCGGCGGCATCATCGTCGTCGACTTCATCGACATGGTGCTGGAGTCCAACCGCGACCTCGTGGTGCGCCGCCTCGTCGAGTGCCTGGGCCGCGACCGCACCCGCCACCAGGTCGCCGAGGTGACCTCGCTCGGCCTGGTGCAGATGACCCGCAAGCGGATCGGCACCGGCCTGCTCGAGGCGTTCAGCGAGCCCTGTGAGCAGTGCCACGGACGCGGGGTGGTCATCAAGGACCAGCCCGTCGACCCCGACGCCCACTCCGACGACGGCGGCGAGGGCCGCCGCGGCGGGCGGCGCCGCGGCGGGCGCCGCGGTGCAGCCGGCGACGACTCCGGCAACGGCGACGCCGGCGCGAAGCCCACCGAGACCTCCCACGCGCCCTCGCCCAAGGACGTGGCCGCCATGGCGCGTCAGGAGCGTCCCGCGGACGAGGCCGGGTCCGAGTCGTCGGACGCCGAGGAGCCCACCGAGTCCACGGAGGCTCCCGCGGCCGAGCCCGAGACGGCGGCCGAGCCCGAGACGGCGGCTGAGCCCGAGACGGCGGCCGAGCCCGAGACGGCGGCCGAGCCCGAGACGGCGGCCGAGCCCGAGACGGCGGCCGAGCCCGAGACGGCGGCCGAGATCACCGAGATCACGGCTCCCCCCGCCGAGACCGCCGCCCCAGTGGAGGCGGCGCCGGTCGAGGTCGAGAAGCCGCGCGTGGTGACGCGTACGCGCCGCCGCTCCGCGAGTCGTCCTGCCGGTCCGCCGGCAGGTGCCGGCTCGGCGGCCGCGACTGGTGCCGAGGCTGCGCCCGGAGTGGCCCCCGCCGCCGGCGCTCAGGCGGCGGCGGACGGTGCCGCGGATGCTGCCGTGGACGGTGCCCCCGACGCCGCGGGCGGCGGTCCCGGGGAGCTCCCGGTCGTCGGGCACGTCCCGATCAAGAAGAAGGGCTCGCGCAAGCGCTGA